From Podospora bellae-mahoneyi strain CBS 112042 chromosome 5, whole genome shotgun sequence:
CATGCAACGTCTCTTCCAGTACCAAAACGCGGATGAGTTTGTCGACAAGGATCCGTTGTACaagctggtgagggagatgcaGAATCCCGACAAGAAGCTTGAGAAGGGCGGCCCTCCAAATGCAAGTGTCACTGTTTCCCAGCGGTGGTTGTGGTCATGAGTCGCTGACATGGTCGAAACAGCCCGGACTGCCACCACTGACGTACGACATGACACAACATTATGTTGCATAATCCCGTTGTTACTGTCGACTGAGACTTTCTCAGCCACTTACCAGTTGCTGGAATTGGGGTTTCAATGTCTTGGAAACTCCCCGAAAGACCCGCTTCCGGGATGCAAATGCCTTTTAGCCGGACGGACGGAATTCCAGAAAACTGGTAAATACTAGCCACCGTTCTGGGAAGGTCGGAGGTTAAAGCTACGCCAAGTCGTGACGGCTGGTTGCATAGCAATGGGTGAATCCTGATATGTAACTGTACCGGGTAACGTTGAGTGGAATGCGGGGAATATCAGAGACATTGTGACGATCTCAATCTCCATATCTGAATGCAGGATCCCGATTTTACCTTCACGTGCATGCCAGGcatggatgggatgatgaCATGACTTTTGATCTTTTGCTCCTCCGCTCATCTCTTCGGTGTTGATCCCAAACATCCCGAAAGTGTCCGCTTGCGGCACAAACACCCACCATGCGCCTCCAACCATTAACAGTTGGCGTTTCTGCTGCCGCGAACTTGCATTCGGTCGCGGCCGACCCGTTGGTATTCCTGAACGGCCAGGTCACGGCCATCCCATCGTGGGACCTCCAGTCATCAGCAGAGATTGGTACAGATCTTGCGGCTCTGTCGAAAACAGGGGTCGACACCTCATCATGGCgccacatcaccacatcgAAGTGCACTCTGATGGGCTGCCTGATCAACGCCGGGGTTTACAGTGAGGATGATCTGTTCTACTCAGAAAACAtgaagagggtggatgaCAGGCAGTTCTCAGTCCCATGGACGTACCGACAGGAATATTCGCTCGAACCTGGCCCTGGGAAGCACTTCTTTCTCAAGACGCATGGAATAACTTCACGAGCCGACATCTTCTTGAACGGAAAGCAAGTCGCGTCAAAAGATCAGCAAGCCGGTTCGTTTGCTGGCAAGAACTATGACATCACCAAGCTAGTCGCCAAACAGAATGCTCTTGCTATTCAGGTGCACCCTACGAGCTACTACCACGATTTTGCTCTTGGGTGGGTGGATTGGAACCCCTGGCCGGCCGACAACGGGACCGGCGTGTGGAGAGATGTTGAAGTCAAGCAAACGGGACCTGTAGCGCTGGAGAGCTTGCGGATCATCACAAAAGTTGGACCGACGGTTGAGCGACTAAAAGACCCAGCAACTGTCACGCTCAAGTCTCGTGCTGAGAATTTGGAGGACAAACCCATGGTTGTGACAGCTCATGGTTCCGTCTTTGCACCGTTTGGACAGAAGGCAGCCCCGATAACATGGAGCAAACAGCTCACCCTTGCACCACGatccaccaccgacatcgTCCTCGAAACCACCGTGACCGACCCAGCCATATGGTGGCCAAAACAATGGGGCGATCAACCCCTCTACAGCGGAGCCCTCGCCATCAccgtcaacaacaccctctccgaCTCCATCACCCAACAATTCGGCCTCCGCAGCGTCAcctccaagctcaactcCCACCAAGACGTCACCTACATCGTCAATCATGTCCCCTTCCAAGTCATTGGCGCAGGCTACACCCCCAATATCTTCCTCCAATTCGACCCCTCCAGATGGGAAGCCGAACTCCAGTAcgtcctcgacctcggcctCAACACCGTCCGCCTCGAAGGCAAAAACGAGCACCCCATCCTTTACGAAATCGCCAACCGCCTCGGGATATTCCTCATGCCAGGCTGGGAATGCTGCGACAAGTGGGAGTCCTGGTCCTACAACCAcgacctcttcctcaacccaccaccagtcTGGTCAAACGCCGATtacaccatcgccaacaacTCGATGCTCCACGAAGCAGCCATgctccaaacccacccctccgtCCTGACCTACCTCATCGGATCAGACTATTGGCCTGACGCACGCGCCACACCCATCTACCTCAACACCTTGAAACACTACGACTGGCAGACTCCCATCATCGGGTCGGCTTCCAAAAGGGGGtactcccccctcaccgGCCCCTCGGGCATGAAAATGGAAGGGCCCTACGACTGGGTCCCCCCAAACTACTGGTACGagacctcccctccccgcgcAGGCTCAGCTTTCGGTTTCGGGTCAGAACTCGGCGCCGGAGTGGGAACCCCCACCTTATCCTCCTTAACGAAATTCCTCTCCCCTTCTGACCTTGACGACCTCTGGAAAACCCCGACAAAACCATTATATCACATGTCCCGCGAAGGAT
This genomic window contains:
- a CDS encoding hypothetical protein (CAZy:GH2; EggNog:ENOG503NZKS; COG:G); this translates as MRLQPLTVGVSAAANLHSVAADPLVFLNGQVTAIPSWDLQSSAEIGTDLAALSKTGVDTSSWRHITTSKCTLMGCLINAGVYSEDDLFYSENMKRVDDRQFSVPWTYRQEYSLEPGPGKHFFLKTHGITSRADIFLNGKQVASKDQQAGSFAGKNYDITKLVAKQNALAIQVHPTSYYHDFALGWVDWNPWPADNGTGVWRDVEVKQTGPVALESLRIITKVGPTVERLKDPATVTLKSRAENLEDKPMVVTAHGSVFAPFGQKAAPITWSKQLTLAPRSTTDIVLETTVTDPAIWWPKQWGDQPLYSGALAITVNNTLSDSITQQFGLRSVTSKLNSHQDVTYIVNHVPFQVIGAGYTPNIFLQFDPSRWEAELQYVLDLGLNTVRLEGKNEHPILYEIANRLGIFLMPGWECCDKWESWSYNHDLFLNPPPVWSNADYTIANNSMLHEAAMLQTHPSVLTYLIGSDYWPDARATPIYLNTLKHYDWQTPIIGSASKRGYSPLTGPSGMKMEGPYDWVPPNYWYETSPPRAGSAFGFGSELGAGVGTPTLSSLTKFLSPSDLDDLWKTPTKPLYHMSREGSEFTTRQIYHSALSARWGSPTSLEDYLMKSQIMDYEATRAQFEAFAVKWSDRNRPATGMIYWMLNNAWPSLHWNVWDYYMKPGGSYYGAKAGARREHVVYDYITKEVWIVDRTVGDLYREREVEIQVVGLDGGMKFGSLVKVESLPNGSRRVAGLGGEGALGYLTGGVFLRLVLRDGDGGVLSRNVYWLSKELDRLDWGETTWFVTPVGRYADYNEFNTLKEAEVTVGVERRGEKEVVVDLENRASVPAFFVGLELLDGDGNDVLPLTWEDNYVTLWPGEKIRLVAKSVGSRGWQPASVRVGGKNVKEMLVSVS